A genome region from Arachis duranensis cultivar V14167 chromosome 6, aradu.V14167.gnm2.J7QH, whole genome shotgun sequence includes the following:
- the LOC107494592 gene encoding uncharacterized protein LOC107494592 isoform X1, whose amino-acid sequence MTPPASFLLFPWSRTLEKKSRNSMDPPSFKVRFLSSKTPTKNLNRLKYSSHLSLHCHTRFYKEIISRSLMEQKTINFSLKKEFFSLSYWRCRGQCSPFDNMQLGLSFEDLEYIFSRF is encoded by the exons ATGACACCACCAGcttcatttctcctttttccttgGTCTAGAACTCTTGAGAAAAAATCTAGAAACTCTATGGATCCTCCAAGCTTCAAGGTTCGATTCTTGAGCTCTAAAACTCCTACAAAAAATCTAAACCGATTAAAGTATTCttctcatctttctcttcactgTCATACCAGATTTTATAAG GAAATCATATCTAGAAGCCTTATGGAGCAAAAAACAATCAATTTCAGTTTGAAAAAG GAGTTCTTTTCCTTAAGCTACTGGAGGTGCAGAGGACAATGTTCGCCTTTTGATAACATGCAGCTTGGTCTGAGTTTTGAAGACCTAGAATATATTTTCTCTCGCTTTTGA